The Perca fluviatilis chromosome 17, GENO_Pfluv_1.0, whole genome shotgun sequence region agttgccaaatggttccattgacaaaactgtgaactgagctatcatcgcagcacgtccagtctgaaataccacctgatggccgagcacacagccgaTGGCCGagaacacagctgatggccgagaacacagctgatggccgagcacacagccgaTGGCCGAgaacacagctgatgccaattctccacCCCCtagtcaaagccaggcgacaaaagcacaaagcaagccgatccacttttccatgttgataagagcattaaaatgagaaaaaaagggacaaaaaaatcaagggacatttagaatacatacaaatatgtGATTCATTgagagttaactatgacattaatgtgattaaaTATTTAGATCGTTTGACatcactaatatatatatatatatatatacagtgccttgcgaaagtattcggcccccttgaacgtttcgaccttttgccacatttcaggcctcaaacataaagatataaaactgtaattttttgtgaagaatcaacaacaagtgggtcccaattatgaagtggaacgaaattcattggctatttcaaacttttttaacaaataaaaaactgaaaaagtgggcgtgcaaaattattcagcccctttactttcagtgcagcaaactctctctagaagttcagtgaggatctctgaatgatccaatgttgacctaaatgactaatgatgataaatagaatccagctgtgtgtaatcaagtctccgtataaatgcacctgctctgtgatagtctcagaggtctgtgTAAAGCGCAGAAAGCATCacgaagaacaaggaacacaccaggcaggtccgagatactgttgtggagaagtttaaagccggatttggatacaaaaagatttcccaagctttaaacatcccaaggagcactgtgcaagcgataatattgaaatggaaggagtatcagaccactacaaatctacgaagacccggccgtccctctaaactttcagctcatacaaggagaagactgatcagagatgcagccaagaggcccatgatcactctggatgaactgcagagatctacagctgaggtgggagactctgtccataggacaacaatcagtcgtatactgcacaaatctggccattatggaagagtggcaagaagaaagccatttcttaaagatatccataaaaagtgtcgtttaaagtttgccaaaagccacctgggagacacaccaaacatgtggaagaaggtgctgtggttagatgaaaccaaaatcaaactttttggcaacaatgcaaaacgttatgtttggcgtaaaagcaacacagctcatcaccctgaacacaccatccccactgtcaaacatggtggtggcagcatcatggtttgggcctgcttttcttcagcagggacagggaagatggttaaaattgatgggaagatggatggagccaaatacaggaccattctggaagaaaacctgatggagtctgcaaaagacctgagactgggactgagatttgtcttccaacaagacaatgatccaaaacataaagcgaaatctacaatggaatggttcacaaataaacatatccaggtgttagaatggccaagtcaaagtccagacctgaatccaatcgagaatctgtggaaagaactgaaaactgctgttcacaaacgctctccatccaacctcactgagctcgagctgttttgcaaggaggaatgggcaaaaatgtcagtctctcgatgtgcaaaactgatagagacatacccaagcaacttacagctgtaatcgcagcaaaaggtggcgctacaaagtattaacttaagggggctgaataattttgcacgcccaatatttcagttttttatttgtttaaaaggtttgaaatatccaataaatttcgttccacttcatgattgtgtcccacttgttgttgattcttcacaaaaaattacagttttatatctttatgtttgaggactgaaatgtggcaaaaggtcgaaaagttcaagggggccgaatactttcgcaaggcactgtgtatatatatatatatatatatatatatatatatatatatatatattgaatatGCAGTGCAGTCCTCTGGTTTTGGGTTCGATAGTTGACTGCTGTACAATATTACATTTACAAACTGACTTCGTCATAAAAGTCAGTTTTGTTATCTATACGACTGTCTGTACCATAGTTTTTAGTAAATCGATTCTTCCGACTGCATCTTCAAGCAGATTTTATTGATTTGTCCATCTGTTTCTTTCCATTTTGGGGCACATCTCTCTCTTCGCTGCTTACTCCTTACAGCCTTCACATTCTGTCAGACTGCTGAGTGTGTAACGTATGTGTCTCTGCCAATACACATGGAGTAGCCAAATAACTTTAGAATTTGTGGTGAAATTTTGTGCAACATTGCGATTTCCTGTCACAGGATGTCTTCCGTGTCAAGCTACTCGCATGTACAAAATGGacgttttttaaacaaaacgaTCTCAACTCAAAGTCCTCTCACTCActtgttctggagctttcaaccaTGTTCTCAtctgctgttttgtttgttgtgattCAGTCAAAATCTTCAGAAAAGCGAGTAAGTGGATCTTCAGTTGAGATCAGTTTCCAATGTCAACAATAAACTCATGAATATTAGGCATTttaaaagctatagtgcgtagtttctgtcgcccacatgaggaattctaagtaatgacaacaacactgttgccgcatccacatgatacaagccttccgtgatcacgtgccacccccacccctcctccacgcatttgcttgtaaccaaggaggacacggaggattaaaaagaacacgatggactcttcagaagaggcaATTCTCCTCGCTCGATTTTTCTGCCCGCGAAAGTCGCTGGGCGACACAATTTGGTGacctactgagaaatccagagcgagttgtgtggagctgatagtcctagttagctttgtagcaactcatttggcaatggcttgaatgaaactgacgtttattaatatcaaaatgttacacactaaagcttcaACGGTGAATACGTTTTTTTCCACCTCTCTCCCAGCTCTGCTAGCGAGTCCTCCCACACTGATCAATAACATGACAGCCAGTTGGACTCACTTCAGAACTCCTCATTGACTGCTTCCTGTTTATCAAACAgcgcaaacacagacagacagacagacagacccagTAGCTATCAAGACATCCAGCTGCTCTCGCCAAACCCCTATTACAGCCATTTCCTGAATCACTCAACCATAGATTTCACCTTTTTGAATTGGTTTTGTCCTCCACAGGCCATTATCAACAGCACCATCACCCCCAACATGACGTTCACCAAGACGTCGCAGAAGTTTGGCCAGTGGGCCGACAGCCGGGCGAACACCGTCTACGGCCTCGGCTTCTCATCTGAGAGCAACCTGGCCAAGGTGAGAACACTGGGACGCACAGCGGAGTCCTGATTTTGATCTAAGTGTGTTTGCTTTcccggtttaaaaaaaaaaaaacaggatgttGTTGTTGAGCTGTAGTATAACTTGCTCCTATTACTTTTAGTTTGCAGAAAAGTTTGCGGAGTTCAAAGAGGCAGCACGGATAGCAAAGGAGAAGTCTCAGGAGAAGATGGAGCTCACCAGCACTCCCTCTCAGGTAACAAACACTTTAAGGTTCAGCTTTATTATCATTAATTTATATCATTTAAATTAGAATAGActgaaacaaaacagagcatATAAAAAGTAGCGCTAAACGCAGGATTATAAAGGAAAACGtcattatatttaaaaagaagATATACAGTTACGtatacacacagaaaacatgTAGAGTTAACCGTAACAACAACCACCATACAGACAGGTTTCCAGTTAAAGAGTTCAGGATGGAAAACGTATTGCCACAATGTCATGATAGCTTATATATTTGGACATTTTCAGTGTTTAGAAATAAAGGTTAGAAACAAATTCTTCCAAAACTTTTCTACTACACAGCTCACGTTGATAGATGTCTGTCGGCTCTAGCTAGCCAACATGACAAATGGAATTGGAGTAAGAAAAGGCAGCTAGTAGCAGTCATAATGCTAACCGAGACCACACAAAGTTACTCTAcaggtagtctcgcattgccagaccttcctccacagcgctgcggaggagggtctggcgagtccacacagcatcccggaatgggagaaaaacgtgctctggtttattggcatttctttaaaccaatcacaatcgtcttgggcggtgctaagcgccagacggagccacggcaccgctgcaaaatagcctcgggaaggaacttgttttggtggaacatgtgtacgttcaaacgtttgttttttttgtcgtacaacagaaaactcagattggacagattaaccctgcagaaatctgaggagcagctaaccatagtcctcataagtccttaagagtttaaaattacaacagaaagaaagcggaaggtaactgACATCTGGCCGAAAGAAAGGCCATTcagcggaatttctggcggcaacggagcaatcccggaagtggaacgtcgtggatatagactactctaCAGGTAGAGTGAAAGAAATGACCTGTGTGTCCTATGCTAAAGCACTGAAGCCCTTTTCTCCTCGTACAAGTAACGTTGGCATTAAAAAGTAACGTTAGCCGATATGAATTTCCTTCTGTGTTGGCTGCTGCACGACCTTAGAGCATCAAAGTGTCGTCATTCTGGATGTTATACTGTATGAGCCCTTGTGTTTCCTTCGGGTCAAACTGACcggttttcaatttttgttttatatcagaaaatatgggacgtagaaataagcgctgaaagtgtgtagaagaaaaatttaactatttaaaacgttggaaaaaacaaaaacaaactgtgaaaaaaggcatcaaaaacgtTGAAACGTCGGGTTGCATGAACTTCCTGCTGTGTGCCATCCAAATACACCAGACATTGCATCTACAGATGTAGAGCCAGATGTTTTCTATTAGTGCAGGAGCTCATAAAGCAGCACAAAGCTCACAGGCACCTTAAAACAGATGTTTCTGCCGCACCAGTTCCTGTGCAAAACTATTCACCCCTTTAATTAAAATCCAGGGCTTTGACCAGATTGCTAGATGCTAACAGCTAATGACCTAACGGGGAGAGTTTCTTGTTCAGCCTTCACTTTCTGTGCCTCAGTTTACAGTTTAGGGCACAAAAACTCTTCATCTTGATCTCATCTTCGGCTCTCAGTCATTCTGGTTTAAcattttccattcagaatcaATGTTAGTTTGATGTTAATAACGTTTGTAACGAGCCCCATGTGACACCAAAGCCAACCTAGAAGAATTAGAAATTGACGAGAAATGAATGCAAATCATGTACTAAGCtgttttctctttcactcaGCATTACGCTCACATTACAGCCACTACGCTAACACCTTGTGGCTTGTTTTACCTCCTCTGCTCTCCCTACATAATCCTCCCCAGGGTGGTGCTGTAAAAAGGAATGTGTTTTCAGTCAGCAAAGCTGCTAAAAAGAAGGTAAAAAGAAGTGGAAAGGATCATTTTCATGACTCAGAtggcccctcccccccacccctttaCCAATGCAAACTCCCCTCAGGGAGGTCTCCTCTGCAGCATTcctgcaaaataattttttttttaacagtgtgaGCACAATGATGGACTAAAAACCCCATTAATCTCTAACAACTTTGTCTATCATCCTAATGTCAGACTAACAACCAGAGGAACCCCGTCTCTGTGAATTCTTCCTGCAATAACCTTCTCCTTTCATGCTCTCAAAAAGTGACAGTAAGCTACAATTAGGGATGTTTGAGCAGCTGACAATCACAAATGACAACGATTACACGTAGATAAATTAAAAAAGGAGACTCACTGTCTTCATAAAAATGGAGTTCTGAAATGTGTCTGCAGATATTTATTTCTGAGCTCCACAGGAGTTTAAAGATGTAACGTTAACCCAGCAGCTcaggcacaaaaaaaaaccttttagcATCCGTAACTACATTACAGCAGAAAGCAATCCTGTTCATTTTTGAGAGCACGGAATCATTAACACTTTGTTGGTTGTTGATGTGTTGTGACTCATAATCcaaatttaaaggaatagttaagCCATTTGGGAAATTACCTTGTTCGCCTTCTTGCCGAGCGCTACTCTTATGTTTGTACAAGACATATggagctacagccagcagccgcttagcttagcataaatagTGGTAACACGGGACGCCCTGgtggctcacctggtggagcgtgcaccccatgtaccaaggctcagtccttactgcAGCGGCTCAGGGTTCGATtgcaacctgcggccctttgctgcatgtcttccccttctctctctcccccccccccctttcctgtctacaactttcctatcaattaaaggccaaaATACCCCAaaagaaatctaaaaataaaaaataaacaaaaagagtGGTACAAGGGGGGAAACTGCTAgcgtggctctgtccaaaggtaacaaaatcagtctaccagcacctctaaagctcaataATTAACATGTATGTTAATCTGTTAATCTTGTAGGTCAGTTTGGAGTTTGTTACTGTTTTGAACAGAGCCACGCCAGCTGTTTCCCcgtgtttccagtctttatgctaagctaagcctcTCCTGactctagcttcatatttacaatACGCTCAGCGTGAAAGCGAATaaacttttttcccccaaatgTTTTGCTTCAACAAAAAAtcccatgtatttttttttttttctaattctattttatttatttttttcggaTTCACCGATGTGGCGAAGCAGGAGTCGGCCCCTGGCGATCTGCAGTCACCGTTGACCTCAGAGAGCATCAACGGTACAGAGGAGGGAGTCACACCAGACACGACGCAGCACACCGAACCCAGAGCAGAGCcttcccacaatgcactgccCTTCTCACACAGGTAAACCAAAGCCAGGTTAACACAGAGCCAGTCACAAACAATTTGTGACTGGCTCGCCAAATATTTCGCCAAATATTGTCTTCCTCTTATTACAGTTGTGTTTTTCGAACCGGTTCCCCTCGTTGTCAAATGTTTTGATTGGTAACGCATCCTGATCATGAAATCCTCTCATTCAGGAGGGTAAATGAGTTACTTGAATGTTAGCTACTCTCTGGAGTGCTGCTTTAAAATGAAATTCGGCACAGGGCAGCTCAGAGCGCTGCAGCTCATGtcgattcattcattcattattaatcTGTCTCCCCGGGCCTCTGGACAGCATTAAAGCATTACATTAAAACACTACGCATGCTTCCCTATTAATTATAAACCACTAAATGAGAGCAGATAGTTTTGTCAGCTGTGCTTCAGGGGATATTCATGCAGCAGAAAGACgtacttttaaaaagttagaAACGAAAGCTTTCTACAATGCTTTTTCACAATGGACTGTGGTTGGTTGCAGGCCTTCTGATagccttctctctccctcccatcCCAGTTCGTCCAACATCAATAAGCACTgggaggcagagctggaggcaCTTAAAGGGAACAACGCCAAGCTGACGGCGGCTCTGCTCGAGTCCACGGCCAACGTCAAACAGTGGAAACAACAGCTGGGGGCCTATCAGGAAGAAGCCGAGAGGCTACACAAACGGGTATCACCGCACAATCTCACGGATTTGTTGAAAGCAGGGCTAGAGCTGTAACCGGGACTTAAAAGTTAGGCCCGACAGaattcggcccgagcccgacaaatacattttgattggcagctttttaaaagcccgaacccatttacagcccgacattattcaaatgtgcgcacgcacgcacacagctcttttgccttttgtcaagaatgagtaatttataaattttttaacatcatttattcatgactaacctaggctataggccacttggaagttggaacaaataaataaaataagtcctccagaggccagcctccatTTCACCTCTTCGGCATCCATTTTtgcgctaatcgaaacgcattaccagaccgctcatttaccgcaCAACCCGGAGCGCAACCCGGAGTgggcccgagcccggcccgtgtaaaatgatagaaattaagaccgaacccaTCGGGTTCagacaaagatcttcagctctaagtAGGGCTGCCCAATTATGGGAAATATCATAATCActattattttggtcaatattgaaatcgtgattactcattgacttttaggaagatgttgcatttattaaacttaaaataaaaccGTTAAAagaaatcaacagtgaaaacaccttaaaTTGTGAAATTTCGcttaatacttttcccgtttgaactttttttatttttttcccaatcAAAACaccaagacaaaataagagtttacttgcaaaatgttgtgcaaaataatcgtttttctcgTTGATATTGTTTTTGTGATAGTTAGGAGCCAAACATCGTCATTGCGcttcaaatttgattaattgcacagccctacaacACTACAGCCCTAATAGAAATTAAAATGTTGGCCATGTTGTGATGGAGATTTTGGTTGTATTCCAGGTGACGGAGCTGGAGTGTGTGAGCGGCCAAACAACGGTGATTAAATCCCAAAAGACCGAACTCAACCAAACGATAGAAGAGCTGGAGTCGGCTTTGAAGGCCAAGGAGGAGGTACGAGGAGTGTAGACGCGTTTGTGTACGGAGAAGAGTTGCACATCTTATTTCATCTTTGCTCTTCCTTTTTAATAACTTCCAGGAGTTGGAGAGACTTAAAGCAGAGGTGGAGAGTGCCAACGACTTTCAGTCTCAAAAAGACTCCCTTACACAGAAACTACAGGTGAGTAATGCACCGTACCTACAGTAACATCTGCAGCTGATTAGCATGTTGCTGCTAATGCTGCATTCACATCCTATTCTACAGACTGTAAATATGAGCAGCTGAAACTCAAGACTCCACATAAGGTGAAAAGAGCTCAGAAGTCTCCACAAACTGGTGCCAAATTGGCCATAAAGCAACCATTTCCTGCAGTTCAGGGTTcataaaatgcaataaaaacaatTCTACAGACAATACAGCTATTTAAAAAAGAAGCTGTGTATGCTGAGCAGTGTGATTGTTAGAATAATTCTTTATCAAGAGATGGACAGAAACCACTGAAGAtatattaaagttagtttttaCTTGCAAGTAGAGTCAGTTGACAGCACTCACAGCATACACccgctctctcctcctcaatagctacagacacagaaatggcacatactaaggaaagtggctgtaattctgcaccaaggctgaatttcgggaaagagacttcagatacagtattaggggaccactaaggtctatataaagagacttcagatacagtattaggggaccactaaggtctatataaagagacttcagatacagtattaggggaccactaaggtctatataaaagacttcagatacagtattaggggaccactaaggtctatataaaagagacttcagatacagtattaggggaccactaaggtctatataaaagagacttcagatacagtattaggggaccactaaggtctatataaaagagacttcagatacagtattaggggaccactaaggtctatataaaagacttcagatacagtattaggggaccactaaggtctatataaaagacttcagatacagtattaggggaccactaaggtctatataaaagagacttcagatacagtattaggggaccactaaggtctatataaaagcatccaaagagcaccatgtcatgggacctttaaacctcAGATGA contains the following coding sequences:
- the LOC120545398 gene encoding homer protein homolog 1 isoform X1, with the protein product MGEQPIFSTRAHVFQIDPNTKKNWVPTSKHAVTVSYFFDCTRNVYRIISLDGSKAIINSTITPNMTFTKTSQKFGQWADSRANTVYGLGFSSESNLAKFAEKFAEFKEAARIAKEKSQEKMELTSTPSQGGAVKRNVFSVSKAAKKKQESAPGDLQSPLTSESINGTEEGVTPDTTQHTEPRAEPSHNALPFSHSSSNINKHWEAELEALKGNNAKLTAALLESTANVKQWKQQLGAYQEEAERLHKRVTELECVSGQTTVIKSQKTELNQTIEELESALKAKEEELERLKAEVESANDFQSQKDSLTQKLQDMESRNQTLEAQLSDLEQRLESNQQEREAFRNSLRSLLELLDGKLFELTELRDTLGKLLENS
- the LOC120545398 gene encoding homer protein homolog 1 isoform X2 encodes the protein MGEQPIFSTRAHVFQIDPNTKKNWVPTSKHAVTVSYFFDCTRNVYRIISLDGSKAIINSTITPNMTFTKTSQKFGQWADSRANTVYGLGFSSESNLAKFAEKFAEFKEAARIAKEKSQEKMELTSTPSQGGAVKRNVFSVSKAAKKKESAPGDLQSPLTSESINGTEEGVTPDTTQHTEPRAEPSHNALPFSHSSSNINKHWEAELEALKGNNAKLTAALLESTANVKQWKQQLGAYQEEAERLHKRVTELECVSGQTTVIKSQKTELNQTIEELESALKAKEEELERLKAEVESANDFQSQKDSLTQKLQDMESRNQTLEAQLSDLEQRLESNQQEREAFRNSLRSLLELLDGKLFELTELRDTLGKLLENS
- the LOC120545398 gene encoding homer protein homolog 1 isoform X3 is translated as MGEQPIFSTRAHVFQIDPNTKKNWVPTSKHAVTVSYFFDCTRNVYRIISLDGSKAIINSTITPNMTFTKTSQKFGQWADSRANTVYGLGFSSESNLAKFAEKFAEFKEAARIAKEKSQEKMELTSTPSQQESAPGDLQSPLTSESINGTEEGVTPDTTQHTEPRAEPSHNALPFSHSSSNINKHWEAELEALKGNNAKLTAALLESTANVKQWKQQLGAYQEEAERLHKRVTELECVSGQTTVIKSQKTELNQTIEELESALKAKEEELERLKAEVESANDFQSQKDSLTQKLQDMESRNQTLEAQLSDLEQRLESNQQEREAFRNSLRSLLELLDGKLFELTELRDTLGKLLENS
- the LOC120545398 gene encoding homer protein homolog 1 isoform X4 — translated: MGEQPIFSTRAHVFQIDPNTKKNWVPTSKHAVTVSYFFDCTRNVYRIISLDGSKAIINSTITPNMTFTKTSQKFGQWADSRANTVYGLGFSSESNLAKFAEKFAEFKEAARIAKEKSQEKMELTSTPSQESAPGDLQSPLTSESINGTEEGVTPDTTQHTEPRAEPSHNALPFSHSSSNINKHWEAELEALKGNNAKLTAALLESTANVKQWKQQLGAYQEEAERLHKRVTELECVSGQTTVIKSQKTELNQTIEELESALKAKEEELERLKAEVESANDFQSQKDSLTQKLQDMESRNQTLEAQLSDLEQRLESNQQEREAFRNSLRSLLELLDGKLFELTELRDTLGKLLENS
- the LOC120545398 gene encoding homer protein homolog 1 isoform X5; protein product: MGEQPIFSTRAHVFQIDPNTKKNWVPTSKHAVTVSYFFDCTRNVYRIISLDGSKAIINSTITPNMTFTKTSQKFGQWADSRANTVYGLGFSSESNLAKFAEKFAEFKEAARIAKEKSQEKMELTSTPSQESAPGDLQSPLTSESINGTEEGVTPDTTQHTEPRAEPSHNALPFSHR